CATTGTCCAACCGGCAACAGCAACTCCCTCGACAGTTGTTCGGGAGCATTGCGTTGAAAATGTGATAAAGAAATATGAACAATTGCAAAAAGTTATTAGCAACAAATATGTCACTGTTGTGGATCGTCTCAAACTCAATTATGTTCCATTGTGTTGTGAGAATTTGGAGTTCTGTCACAGGAAACATTACAAAAAAGCTCCACCTCCTAAATTACCAAGTGTCAatcaaatgaattttattaGGAATTCCCTGCAACAATCAAGGTACAATGTCTTCATAAGTCTCGTTTGGGGACTGTGTCATAAGGAACAATTCCCTGGGGACATTGTTTTAACAAATATTGTTAAATTGCTTCTTGTAAGTATAACGACTAGGgcgtttcaaaaaaataaaatgatgaaCCAAGCTCAAAAGGTGAGTTTAGTCCGAAAAACATGTCCCTGAAAATTTGAGCCCTGCATCGCACTTCTTTATTTCCCACACACAGGAATTGTTTTTTACTTCTGATTCTTATAAATAATGAAAGATTAATTCCACTGTCATGCGGATGAAAGacttttgtagagaattgaacgctctacaaaaaaggtatacgggtcaaaatcatggaggttgaaaatttgatgtccagtcattttttttaaaatcaaaataacatttatttaaaggtTTTTTCTCCTTGACCAATTTAAATAATAGGCAAACATCTAGGAATATAATTATAtcggccctattctgctattcgattcacgtgaaagtctaaaataagaatCCTTTAAATGGGGGttagaattaattttaaagCTAATTTGTTTTCCTTAGAATTTCTAAGATAGCGGGACACATCGCTTTGCTTTCGAATAGTTGAGATTTTTGATAGCCTGTTTGACGTGATTAAGGAATaaaatctttcgattcacgtgaatcgaagaGCAGAGTAGGGCTGTATGTTTCGGTTagaaaattttgacactttctgaaaattaaacatgaaatattaaatttatttttttttgttcatttcaaattttttttattttgcatagatataataaatgcttttactaagcagtcccaatctttgaccttcctttgatattcgtattaccattctctttacttatttagttctttttaatttgtttttaccttcaaaaaacactaaaaagtgccgatacgataatcatccgcaaatgacttcgtactcggtgaaaatggaccccagcgcgtgcggtatcttgggggggggggggggggggggggggaaagaggcgtgggaataaaaaaaaaaaaaaaagtttccatatcttttttattgcatctcAAAAAAAAGCGTTCTCGGACATGTctataactcaaaaactgaacttcaaattgcttaaaaaaacatactaaaatcaactattttttagtatttcttttcttaacacCACTCATACAATATACATACTCTGTACAAATTGTacatattttacaaacaaattaaattgtattattttttatacattgataaaagttgtcccaagaaaaattACCCATAGATATTACCAACATTTCTAAAAgtgtcaatattttaatcatctaacgtacaaatggtggtgcaagcagtttttaaagttgacAGTATATGATATACTGTCAATAAGTCAATATAAATGtagattacactggtttacaagggttttgttgccgaaacaaaaatatacttttctgaaggttttcagtgtgAACTCGAATTCGAAGTTAGAAACAAcaaatcagctcccgtttttgagatattaccgttagaaaatgcaaaaaaaaacgttttttgagtacttcggaccttattattttgtataaggaaaattgtttgagcatattttttttctatcttttgatacctgtttaaatcttttcaatatcttttggtCACAGAGAGTACTTGCAGTTCTGCTTCATAACAGGTGTTATAAATGGATCTATATCATGTCCATCAATTCTAGATCGAATATGTTTCAATGCGAGTCAGACTAACTTAAGAAGGAATTTACCACTTGGAACTATTTTCAGCAGATCAAACAACGGCGCGAATAATCCTCTTAATcagttaattaaaaattttaataaattctttattctCATTGGTTCTACAAATGATAACTTTAAATCTGTAAGCTTTAAATGTAAAGTTTTTGCTCTGAGtagttaaaatttagttttaagtattttttttttttttttgtaatttttccatTAGTATTTAACgtattgaataaataataatgataaataTATTAAATGTTTGTTATAAGgtagtttaatttttaagtagcgtacatcaattaaccgtcattctGGGAACGCTTATTTTGGggtatatttaaacaaaaatttattttttttttggtaaaattatGATCAACAATCAAGGCCACTATAATTctcaaaaatgtttcgtttcaATTAGAGTGagttctgttttgaaatcaagaggagaatttttattctgagaagcgttctttCTGTCATGTTCATgcgaataaaacattttcagaaggcttctgaatgattcctgacgcttccggagagccaatcaaaaacgacattagtgacataaaggtaaaaataaattaaaatcaaaacgtCATTTCCCGGAACGttcttagaatctgaataaataatgttgTCTTAAACACATAGTTCTGCATTTTTTGAGACTAAGTATGGCTGTATTatatacacttttatcaaaaaagttatcaaaaaagaaaagaaaaaaattacttatggcctAAGTATTTCGGACATGCATAAAAAATATACGTTCCTGAACCGAAAAATTATAGCTTaagcgaacatttgagcatgaaatttttaacataaaaaaactaagttgattttttaatgattttgacccatacaGTGTTTTTCATTTAATCAACTCAGTCAGAAGTTATTTGAGGTCAAAGGTTAATCTACTTACttcaaccgtttttttttttctaacaatactCCAAACTTTATAAATCTATGTATACATGGTGCCCTATATTTagataaagaaaattttaggaatgatttttgggtatattctaaaaaaaaaaattcttaagtaACGCTTTATCTGCAAAAtggatgatttaaaaaaaactcttacttTAGTGTACTTTTACTAACTTTACGGATAATTTCTCTGTTAATTCTAATAGTAGAAATTTGAAGAAATGTTAATTTTGGAAAtacgtttaaaaaatgttgatatcatttttggttgctcagatattcagccctatcgtgagtttcacgtggaatTTTTTCCGCCGTTAACATTTTCGTTCTCACGGAAAAGTGGAATTCaatttttccgggtggaatCTTTTTCACGTGGaactcacgatagggctgattaATTTATTAAGGACGTTCActcccatgataatttttgactttgaggcCAATTTTCTTTGAGAAATGTGTgataaacatagtgttttatgaattaatttttatgaagaaaacaattataagcgaaaaagttattaacatgcaaataaattatataattgtACAGAAAACAATTGAATTAAGAATAAATAAACTTTCGACCTCGAATAACTTTTGACTGAGTTGATTAAATGagaaaacttttttgtagagcgttcaattctctaaaaaaaatttttgatctcCATGGCAGTGGAAGTCATCCTTAATTAGATGTATAGGAAATAAAAAAGTGCGATGCGGAAGTACTTAACATCAAATTTCAGGGACCTTTTTCTGGGTCTAAACTAATCTTTTGAATctggttccgagaaaatcaaacaaatttttaatttttttgaaacgacCTTATAGCCACCCTCCTCGTAGGAAGCTATTGATTCTCATCCTCTCTTTTAAGACTTTGAACCCGGAAAGCAAACACAATGCCTTCCTGCAGAGTATCATTGACCAGCTACTCTGCCTATTCGATGTCATTCTTAAAACCTTTCCACCATGTTGGTTGGCATTGCGAGAGAGCTACATTCGTTTCCTCCGCAATACTATGGAAATATCCAGCCTCCTTCCCGACAAACCTCTCAACGCTGAAAATACAATCTTCGAAATTGTCCTCATGCTACTGGAAGACAATCTGGCCGATGAAAATTCCAAACTGAATCGCAGTGCCAAAAGAAGGAAAGGTGCAGCTAACACTTCCGCCTCGGCATCGTCGTCGTCCTCATCGATTCTAACTCATTTCGACAATGAGTACCACAACATGCAGCATTGGGAGAAGAACGACAATGACGAACAGACTTTCTCGGCTTTGTCAAAGACCACACGAATTGAAAGACTTATGcaagttttacattttttggccAAAATGCTGGAAATGGACATGGCCATGTGGATGTTGCGTTATCACAAGAATCCTACCAAACATATTTATAACCCATCGGATCAACCGTTGGTCATAGAACTCTTCTCATTGTCCGAGTACAAATGCTCCTCGGTACTGGTGAAGAAAGTAATGTCACTGTTTTCGCTGTGCGTCGAGAAGAATCTCCATGAGAACTATCTTAATGTGATGGATGTAAGTTTTAGATTCTTTCTTTTCAAGGAAAGttaaatgatttttctttttttttcagcgtTTTATCTCACTTTTGGCAAATGTTCAAAACCTGTGTGAAGTTGAGAACACTTCGGCAGGCATCAAGTATCCACATGTTGGACCAAGGACGTCGGCATTTACGATGGATCTTTATAAAACCGCTGAAGGTAATTTCACTTATGAACCTTCtttctatttaaaataaattgcaactTTTAATTCTAGTTAATATGAAAACCAGTGTTGTCACTTACATGCGGTTAATAAAGCATCTAAGCTGCCCATTTGTGCGATATGAGTACATTGATATGTTTTTGAAACGTTTAAACCCAGCTGCGGGCAAAATGAGTCCTCAAAAGATATTCGAAAACTTCCGAAAAAGCCGATGGTTGGAGTGTGAGCTTGATGAAGAACGTTCCGCGGATGATTCGCATTCGAAGAAAAAGTCAGTAGTTTATCGTCAAGATTATTTGACGTTCATCTTGGAAGCCCTACGAAGTTATTGTGATTATTTTgctttggaagttttttttaaagaaattgtcATATCCTCAACTAACGAGAAAGAAGACAATAATAACATTTccataaatcaaaataaatcgaATGGAGATCAAATTGATCTTTCGAAAATGACAGAAAATATCgtagaattggaaaaaaatttggatatgTCTGTAAAACTTCGTGTTGAAAAAGTAGAAATTCCAACTTTAAATATAGCCGTTAATGCCGAGTTACTGGCTCAGTATCGAAATGATTTGAAATATGTTGCAAATTTGCATTCGTATATTTCAGCATTGCAACGTGAACATAATGAAGATTTCTCAGAAATGATTGAGTTTCTTAAGAAATTTGCACCGAGCTATTGAACAActtatttgttttcttctttttgtttttaaatctttgCCGCATGTATTATATTGATAttccaggttttttttttttttttgtttttaataatcaagaagatttgttttttctttgttctTTAAGTGAAGTTCCTTTTTTCGTCTGGAATTTGAGATTCGGTTTTATGTTATTTAATAGTTGTTTTTATGTTAAGAAATATTAATATATATAAATCTTCTCAAATACAAACTTGTATCTCAGTTGGATCGAACAAAtagattgattgtttttttttttataaataagtaaaattttcttttccttGCTTAATGAActtcaaaatgtttttcaacGAAAGCAATTCTTCCATTCATATCAGAAATTTGCTACAAACTCtgcaaaaaaaacaatcatagaATCCGTTCGtagagacatttgtctgaaATTTTCCGTACGAACGGAATTTgtgataggtttttttttgttgggattCGTAGGAAATTTCTGATACGAATGCAATCGTGTAATGGCCGTGTATGAAACAGAGAATATCGAAAAGAGCGAAAGCGAAGGTGATCTCCTACGACATCAGATGCAAAATTGGAGACCTATAGCTGGAAGAAAAACTGATAAACAATTTTGACGCACTTAGAGCTGCAGTGCCATAACTAGTAAGTATTAATTTCAAAGGAATGAAATGTCGTATAAAATACCCTCCCTAATCCAAATTATA
This DNA window, taken from Episyrphus balteatus chromosome 2, idEpiBalt1.1, whole genome shotgun sequence, encodes the following:
- the LOC129912780 gene encoding uncharacterized protein LOC129912780 yields the protein MSQESPKSKPSPTTSLKNITNTQPQRQTKRNCVVKMQKIDMLQTTNKPTTKLLKRKANKKSDENVVAPKKKPLVIVQPATATPSTVVREHCVENVIKKYEQLQKVISNKYVTVVDRLKLNYVPLCCENLEFCHRKHYKKAPPPKLPSVNQMNFIRNSLQQSRYNVFISLVWGLCHKEQFPGDIVLTNIVKLLLTLNPESKHNAFLQSIIDQLLCLFDVILKTFPPCWLALRESYIRFLRNTMEISSLLPDKPLNAENTIFEIVLMLLEDNLADENSKLNRSAKRRKGAANTSASASSSSSSILTHFDNEYHNMQHWEKNDNDEQTFSALSKTTRIERLMQVLHFLAKMLEMDMAMWMLRYHKNPTKHIYNPSDQPLVIELFSLSEYKCSSVLVKKVMSLFSLCVEKNLHENYLNVMDRFISLLANVQNLCEVENTSAGIKYPHVGPRTSAFTMDLYKTAEVNMKTSVVTYMRLIKHLSCPFVRYEYIDMFLKRLNPAAGKMSPQKIFENFRKSRWLECELDEERSADDSHSKKKSVVYRQDYLTFILEALRSYCDYFALEVFFKEIVISSTNEKEDNNNISINQNKSNGDQIDLSKMTENIVELEKNLDMSVKLRVEKVEIPTLNIAVNAELLAQYRNDLKYVANLHSYISALQREHNEDFSEMIEFLKKFAPSY